In Mastomys coucha isolate ucsf_1 unplaced genomic scaffold, UCSF_Mcou_1 pScaffold5, whole genome shotgun sequence, one genomic interval encodes:
- the LOC116078761 gene encoding claudin-34-like, with translation MYYHYSYHDTFIPLDICVSQHLMLTTSIFWLVRKMATVYALRNVYTGRQEKSITYNAFGLSAILNIIASSFVFLAILCNYFSIINKEGITFPPSFHMPLYPHIQQVGIAMVVAFLAAMLFLCSGVIFISYTFPLNIQVLPNI, from the coding sequence ATGTATTACCACTACAGCTACCATGACACCTTCATTCCTTTGGATATTTGTGTTTCTCAGCACCTGATGTTGACTACCAGCATTTTCTGGCTGGTTAGAAAAATGGCCACTGTTTATGCTCTTAGAAATGTGTACACgggaagacaagagaagagtATCACCTACAACGCCTTTGGCCTTTCAGCAATTCTGAACATCATTGCCAGTAGCTTTGTCTTCCTTGCTATCTTGTGCAATTATTTCTCCATCATAAACAAGGAGGGGATTACTTTTCCACCATCTTTCCATATGCCCCTTTACCCACATATTCAGCAGGTTGGCATTGCCATGGTAGTGGCATTTCTAGCAGCCATGCTATTCTTGTGTAGTGGTGTGATTTTCATCTCTTACACGTTTCCCTTAAACATACAAGTCCTTCCTAATATTTGA